Proteins from one Cicer arietinum cultivar CDC Frontier isolate Library 1 chromosome 3, Cicar.CDCFrontier_v2.0, whole genome shotgun sequence genomic window:
- the LOC101488610 gene encoding probable polygalacturonase isoform X1: MRRAFTLVDVFLVLALFCCSSWKVWSSTLCKETNLDKVRPHSVSITEFGAVGDGITVNTKAFQNAIFYLNSFSDKGGAKLFVPAGRWLTGSFDLISHLTLWLDKDAVILGSTNFEDWPIVDPLPSYGRGRELPGGRHRSLIYGCNLTDVIITGNEGIIDGQGSIWWSKFRNKTLDYTRPHLVELMNSTGILISNLTFLNSPFWTIHPVYCSQVTVQNVTILAPLDSPNTDGIDPDSSDDVCIEDCYISTGDDLIAIKSGWDEYGIAFGRPSTNIIIHRLVGKTHTSAGIAIGSEMSGGVSNVRAEDIRFDDSYTAIRIKTTPGRGGYVKNIYVSNMTLVNVDIAIRFTGLYGDHPDDGYDPNALPVIEKITIKDVKGENIKKAGLIEGIEGDNFVDICLSNIILNNVSSNYPWNCSNVRGYSDSVLPEACEPLKERIFPDHCSDCYYLSNPRESSSNRKRGAWFMSW; the protein is encoded by the exons ATGAGGAGAGCTTTCACA CTTGTGGATGTGTTTCTGGTACTTGCATTGTTCTGTTGTAGCTCATGGAAAGTGTGGAGCAGCACACTTTGCAAAGAGACAAACTTGGACAAAGTTAGGCCTCACAGTGTCAGTATTACCGAATTCGGTGCTGTTGGAGATGGAATCACTGTCAACACAAAAGCATTTCAGAACGCAATCTTCTACCTAAATTCTTTTTCGGATAAAGGTGGAGCTAAGCTTTTTGTACCAGCCGGTCGGTGGTTAACTGGTAGTTTCGATCTCATTAGCCACCTAACTTTGTGGTTGGACAAGGATGCAGTAATTCTTGGATCAACA AACTTTGAGGATTGGCCGATTGTTGATCCTCTACCGTCTTATGGACGAGGAAGGGAGTTGCCGGGTGGAAGGCATAGGAGCCTAATTTATGGATGCAATTTGACCGATGTTATCATAACAG GTAATGAGGGAATCATTGATGGTCAAGGGAGTATATGGTGGAGCAAGTTTAGGAACAAAACATTGGATTATACGCGTCCGCATTTGGTAGAATTGATGAATTCAACTGGGATTCTCATTTCAAATTTAACCTTCTTGAATTCTCCATTTTGGACCATTCATCCTGTATATTGCAG CCAAGTTACGGTTCAGAATGTCACGATCCTCGCTCCTCTTGATTCGCCAAACACAGATGGGATTGATCCAG ATTCTTCCGATGATGTGTGTATCGAAGACTGTTATATAAGCACCGGTGATGATCTAATTGCCATCAAAAGTGGCTGGGATGAGTACGGAATTGCATTCGGTCGTCCCAGCACAAACATTATCATCCACAGGCTTGTTGGGAAAACTCATACAAGCGCAGGGATTGCTATTGGAAGTGAAATGTCGGGGGGTGTATCAAATGTTCGTGCGGAAGATATTCGCTTTGACGATTCATATACTGCAATCAGAATAAAGACTACACCTGGAAGAGGTGGTTATGTTAAAAACATCTATGTCTCTAACATGACATTGGTTAATGTCGATATTGCTATTAGGTTCACTGGTTTATATGGTGATCATCCGGATGATGGTTACGACCCGAATGCTCTACCTGTTATTGAAAAGATTACAATCAAGGATGTGAAAggagaaaatataaaaaaagctGGTCTTATAGAGGGTATAGAAGGTGACAATTTTGTTGACATTTGCTTATCAAACATCATCCTTAATAATGTGAGCTCAAACTATCCATGGAACTGCTCTAACGTTAGAGGATACTCTGACTCGGTTTTGCCAGAAGCGTGCGAGCCACTCAAAGAGAGAATATTCCCCGACCATTGTTCAGACTGTTACTATCTGTCGAATCCCCGAGAGAGTTCAAGTAATCGAAAAAGAGGTGCTTGGTTTATGTCTTGGTAA
- the LOC101488610 gene encoding probable polygalacturonase isoform X2 produces MRRAFTLVDVFLVLALFCCSSWKVWSSTLCKETNLDKVRPHSVSITEFGAVGDGITVNTKAFQNAIFYLNSFSDKGGAKLFVPAGRWLTGSFDLISHLTLWLDKDAVILGSTNFEDWPIVDPLPSYGRGRELPGGRHRSLIYGCNLTDVIITGNEGIIDGQGSIWWSKFRNKTLDYTRPHLVELMNSTGILISNLTFLNSPFWTIHPVYCSQVTVQNVTILAPLDSPNTDGIDPDSSDDVCIEDCYISTGDDLIAIKSGWDEYGIAFGRPSTNIIIHRLVGKTHTSAGIAIGSEMSGGVSNVRAEDIRFDDSYTAIRIKTTPGRGGYVKNIYVSNMTLVNVDIAIRFTGLYGDHPDDGYDPNALPVIEKITIKDVKGENIKKAGLIEGIEGDNFVDICLSNIILNNVSSNYPWNCSNVRGYSDSVLPEACEPLKERIFPDHCSDCYYLSNPRESSSNRKRAGQNFT; encoded by the exons ATGAGGAGAGCTTTCACA CTTGTGGATGTGTTTCTGGTACTTGCATTGTTCTGTTGTAGCTCATGGAAAGTGTGGAGCAGCACACTTTGCAAAGAGACAAACTTGGACAAAGTTAGGCCTCACAGTGTCAGTATTACCGAATTCGGTGCTGTTGGAGATGGAATCACTGTCAACACAAAAGCATTTCAGAACGCAATCTTCTACCTAAATTCTTTTTCGGATAAAGGTGGAGCTAAGCTTTTTGTACCAGCCGGTCGGTGGTTAACTGGTAGTTTCGATCTCATTAGCCACCTAACTTTGTGGTTGGACAAGGATGCAGTAATTCTTGGATCAACA AACTTTGAGGATTGGCCGATTGTTGATCCTCTACCGTCTTATGGACGAGGAAGGGAGTTGCCGGGTGGAAGGCATAGGAGCCTAATTTATGGATGCAATTTGACCGATGTTATCATAACAG GTAATGAGGGAATCATTGATGGTCAAGGGAGTATATGGTGGAGCAAGTTTAGGAACAAAACATTGGATTATACGCGTCCGCATTTGGTAGAATTGATGAATTCAACTGGGATTCTCATTTCAAATTTAACCTTCTTGAATTCTCCATTTTGGACCATTCATCCTGTATATTGCAG CCAAGTTACGGTTCAGAATGTCACGATCCTCGCTCCTCTTGATTCGCCAAACACAGATGGGATTGATCCAG ATTCTTCCGATGATGTGTGTATCGAAGACTGTTATATAAGCACCGGTGATGATCTAATTGCCATCAAAAGTGGCTGGGATGAGTACGGAATTGCATTCGGTCGTCCCAGCACAAACATTATCATCCACAGGCTTGTTGGGAAAACTCATACAAGCGCAGGGATTGCTATTGGAAGTGAAATGTCGGGGGGTGTATCAAATGTTCGTGCGGAAGATATTCGCTTTGACGATTCATATACTGCAATCAGAATAAAGACTACACCTGGAAGAGGTGGTTATGTTAAAAACATCTATGTCTCTAACATGACATTGGTTAATGTCGATATTGCTATTAGGTTCACTGGTTTATATGGTGATCATCCGGATGATGGTTACGACCCGAATGCTCTACCTGTTATTGAAAAGATTACAATCAAGGATGTGAAAggagaaaatataaaaaaagctGGTCTTATAGAGGGTATAGAAGGTGACAATTTTGTTGACATTTGCTTATCAAACATCATCCTTAATAATGTGAGCTCAAACTATCCATGGAACTGCTCTAACGTTAGAGGATACTCTGACTCGGTTTTGCCAGAAGCGTGCGAGCCACTCAAAGAGAGAATATTCCCCGACCATTGTTCAGACTGTTACTATCTGTCGAATCCCCGAGAGAGTTCAAGTAATCGAAAAAGAG CAGGACAAAATTTCACTTGA